The proteins below are encoded in one region of Chryseobacterium wanjuense:
- a CDS encoding DUF3078 domain-containing protein, whose protein sequence is MKKFLLILSISIGVFAFAQEEIKKDSVVVDTVKHWSVLGKQSLMINQAAFSNWVGGGANNVGWLAGVDYNITYEKDKDLWENIILLNYGQNDTKGLGVRKTQDVINVSTNYGRKVSKSWYMSVGAGFQSQFMAGYEDGNNPAAKKISNFMAPGYLNVGMGITYRPNDNINVTLRPTNARWTFVLDKDLQTAGTYGLRADGDSSLLQFGFLGTAYYKVKLMENVSVTNTASVFSNYLDHPERLVLAYGMVLNLKVNKFISSNITVDVLYDHNQIQKTQLKQTLGVGLAYTLNNGVKRSDRKDSQWWIKK, encoded by the coding sequence ATGAAGAAGTTTTTATTAATTCTTTCCATTTCTATTGGAGTTTTTGCTTTCGCGCAAGAAGAAATTAAAAAAGATTCTGTTGTTGTAGACACAGTAAAACACTGGTCGGTTTTAGGAAAACAATCTTTAATGATCAATCAGGCAGCCTTCTCAAACTGGGTAGGAGGGGGAGCCAACAATGTAGGCTGGCTTGCCGGAGTAGATTACAATATAACCTATGAAAAAGATAAAGATCTGTGGGAAAATATTATCCTTTTAAATTACGGACAAAATGATACGAAAGGTCTTGGAGTAAGAAAAACCCAGGATGTCATTAATGTTTCTACCAATTACGGCAGAAAGGTTTCAAAAAGCTGGTATATGTCTGTAGGCGCCGGTTTTCAATCGCAGTTTATGGCAGGTTACGAAGACGGAAACAATCCTGCGGCGAAAAAGATCTCCAATTTCATGGCGCCGGGTTATCTGAACGTCGGGATGGGGATCACTTACAGGCCGAATGACAACATCAATGTCACCCTGAGACCCACCAACGCCAGATGGACTTTTGTGCTTGATAAAGACCTGCAAACGGCCGGAACTTACGGCTTGAGAGCGGACGGCGATTCTTCTTTGCTTCAGTTCGGTTTCCTGGGAACAGCTTATTATAAAGTAAAATTAATGGAAAATGTTTCTGTGACGAACACGGCTTCGGTTTTTTCTAATTATTTGGATCATCCCGAAAGACTGGTTTTGGCGTATGGAATGGTGCTTAATTTAAAGGTGAATAAATTCATTTCTTCCAATATTACGGTTGATGTTTTGTACGATCACAATCAAATCCAAAAAACACAGCTGAAACAAACACTGGGAGTGGGTCTTGCCTATACGCTGAATAATGGAGTGAAACGATCTGATAGGAAAGACAGCCAGTGGTGGATTAAAAAATAA
- a CDS encoding rhomboid family intramembrane serine protease: MLKNNVISKRAIIYPLLMLAAMWFGYFLQLHGFFESCFGAIIPLLPEGLLGVITSPLLHGNLDHIVGNSIPIGVLMFLLYQFYPLVANKVFIFGWIFTGLLVWLLPPIDIMTGEYLYTCTIGASGVVYVLAFFLFFSGVFKWNMTLLTISLLVVLYYGSLVWGMLPEELFSELQEPSKISWQAHLAGAVVGIILAFMFKKVGEKRKRYIWEFPNYYSEKDDKLWQEYKENHPEDFMELPYKKRDDIWEHLDELRKR; this comes from the coding sequence ATGTTGAAAAATAACGTAATTTCCAAAAGAGCTATTATATACCCTTTGCTGATGCTTGCAGCCATGTGGTTTGGCTATTTCTTACAGTTGCACGGCTTTTTTGAAAGTTGCTTCGGGGCGATCATCCCCCTATTGCCGGAAGGCCTGTTGGGAGTGATCACTTCTCCCCTTTTACATGGAAATTTGGATCATATTGTAGGAAACTCTATCCCTATTGGGGTTTTGATGTTTTTGCTGTATCAATTTTATCCTTTGGTTGCCAATAAGGTTTTCATTTTCGGATGGATTTTTACAGGCTTATTGGTCTGGCTCCTCCCTCCGATTGATATCATGACCGGAGAATATCTTTATACTTGTACGATCGGAGCCAGCGGAGTGGTTTATGTACTTGCGTTCTTCCTGTTTTTCAGCGGAGTTTTTAAATGGAATATGACCCTTTTAACCATTTCCCTGCTTGTCGTTTTATATTACGGAAGTCTGGTTTGGGGAATGCTCCCGGAAGAGCTGTTTTCCGAGCTTCAGGAACCCAGCAAAATCTCTTGGCAGGCGCATCTTGCGGGTGCCGTTGTAGGAATTATTCTTGCATTTATGTTTAAAAAAGTAGGCGAAAAAAGAAAAAGATATATCTGGGAATTTCCGAATTATTACAGCGAAAAAGATGACAAACTTTGGCAGGAATACAAGGAAAATCACCCGGAAGATTTCATGGAATTACCTTATAAGAAAAGAGATGACATCTGGGAACATCTTGATGAATTGAGAAAGAGATAG
- the sufD gene encoding Fe-S cluster assembly protein SufD, which produces MALKEQITENHGEFLESLRHRFLDDDRKAALQRFENLGFPTKKDEEYKYTNLKEITEKGYNFFPKESHNITKEQLDELHLGEENFDWITFVNGKLHKELSNVSIENVEFLSFNYALNDEKHRDVFDQYFNTIASDKSAFTNLNQAYCKYGFFLKVPKNVVIEKPIHIFYISQNQEENTFYNTRNLLIVEEGAKVEIIESHHNFDSTYVLTNSVTEIFTHPNAKADWHKLQNDNDTSYLIDNTFAKQEKDSLTTVNTFSFGGKLVRNNLDFIHNGSNINSFMNGITIIGKDQLVDHHTAVHHNQPNCESYQNYKGIFDGKSHGVFNGKVFVNKIAQKTNAYQQNNNVLLSEGATIDTKPQLEIFADDVKCSHGCTVGQLNEDAMFYLRARGISKKEAQALLLYAFANDAMQNIDIEPLKEKISKLLAEKLEVDIEF; this is translated from the coding sequence ATGGCATTAAAAGAACAAATTACAGAAAATCACGGTGAATTTTTGGAGAGTCTTCGTCACAGATTTCTGGATGATGATAGAAAGGCTGCTCTTCAAAGGTTTGAAAATCTTGGTTTTCCGACAAAAAAAGACGAAGAATATAAATATACCAACCTAAAGGAGATTACTGAAAAAGGGTACAACTTTTTCCCGAAAGAAAGTCACAATATCACAAAGGAACAACTGGATGAGCTTCATCTTGGTGAAGAAAATTTTGACTGGATCACTTTCGTAAACGGTAAGCTTCATAAAGAATTATCAAATGTTTCGATTGAAAATGTTGAGTTTCTTTCATTTAATTATGCATTGAATGACGAAAAGCACAGAGATGTTTTTGATCAGTATTTTAATACAATTGCTTCAGATAAATCTGCTTTTACGAACTTAAATCAGGCTTACTGCAAGTATGGTTTCTTTTTGAAAGTTCCTAAAAATGTAGTGATTGAAAAACCAATCCATATTTTCTACATTTCTCAGAATCAGGAAGAAAACACATTCTACAACACAAGAAATTTATTAATCGTAGAAGAAGGAGCAAAAGTGGAAATCATCGAAAGTCACCATAATTTTGACAGTACTTATGTATTGACCAATTCTGTGACAGAAATTTTCACCCATCCTAATGCAAAAGCAGACTGGCACAAGCTTCAGAATGATAACGACACTTCATATCTTATCGACAATACTTTCGCAAAACAGGAAAAAGACAGCTTAACGACTGTGAATACGTTCTCTTTCGGAGGTAAACTGGTAAGAAACAATCTTGATTTTATTCATAACGGATCGAATATCAATTCATTCATGAACGGGATCACGATCATCGGAAAAGATCAGTTGGTAGACCACCACACGGCGGTTCACCACAATCAGCCGAACTGTGAAAGTTATCAAAACTACAAAGGTATTTTCGATGGAAAATCTCACGGGGTTTTCAACGGGAAAGTTTTTGTAAATAAAATTGCCCAGAAAACCAATGCTTATCAACAGAATAACAATGTTTTATTAAGCGAAGGAGCAACGATTGACACAAAACCGCAATTGGAGATTTTCGCAGACGATGTGAAGTGTTCTCACGGTTGTACGGTAGGTCAGCTGAATGAAGACGCGATGTTCTATCTGAGAGCAAGAGGTATTTCTAAAAAAGAAGCACAGGCTTTATTGTTGTATGCATTTGCCAACGATGCGATGCAGAATATTGATATTGAGCCTTTAAAAGAAAAAATTTCAAAGCTTTTGGCTGAGAAACTGGAAGTTGATATAGAGTTTTAA